The Chthoniobacterales bacterium genomic interval AGGCGAGAAAAACCACGAAGCCCGCGTAAGCGCTCGCCGACCACCATGGGATCCCGGCCGCGGCAAACTGCTGGTAGGCGAGCAGGCACAGCGCGAGGAAGTTGGCGAGAATGGTTGCGCCTCCCATTCGCAATTTGAGCGTGGCGCGCGTCAGGCACTTCGGTCCCCCGTGATATTCGGTCACCGAGCGCAGCCGGACCAGCCACCAGAAACTTCCGTAGATCTGGATGTCCCAGTCGTTCCAACCGGTGTCCAGCGAGTAGCTCCAGCCTTCGTCTTCCAGCAACCGCGTCGCCTCGGCCAGCAGCCTCTCGCGCCCGTGGCCCTGCTCGTTCCAGAATTCGAACTCCGTGTTGCTCCCTGCCGCATGGCGCGTCTCGAGTTCCTGCTCGGGCGTGCGGATGACGTTCTCCGGCGTGCGTTTGTATTTCAGCCAGGTGAAATAGCGGGTCCATCCGCGCACCAGCGGTTGCGTGAAGGCCAGGAATGTGACGAGCAGACGCGCGCGCACCGAGTCGAACTGCGGCTCCAGGCGCGCGTGCAGCATGTAGGACAGCGCCACGAGGAATGTGCCTCCGAACATGATGTAGGGCACGATGCGCAGGGCGGGAAAGCCGATCGAAAGAATGAAGACGAAGGCCGTGAGCATGACCCACTCAAGGCTCGCAAGGTAGTTCGCCACCTCCGAACGCGGTGTCGGATAAATACTCTGGAAAAGTCCCTCCCCGAAAACGCCGTGGTAAATCAGCGGGCGGTTGACCAGCCACGTGAAGCGCGGTGTCCCGTAGATCTGGCCCTTCCATTTCGCCGTGCCGGTCGGACCGAAAAAAACCAGGTGCTTGAATCGCAGCATGGATTCCGCCTCGCCGTAGCCTTCCTGCTGCTTGCGGAACGCCTGCAAAGTGAAACGCCGGTAATGCCAGACGATCGCCGCGGGGCTGAACGCGATGACCTGACCGGACTGCTGCAGTCGCCAGCAGAAATCCACGTCGTCGCCCGCCTTGCGATATTCCGGATCGAAACCGCCCACCGAATCGAACGCCCAGCGGTGGAACGCCATGTTGCAACCCGGGATGTGCTCGGCCACCACGTCGGTGAGCAGCACGTGGCTCGGGCCGCCCGGAGCGGCCGCCACGCATGCCTGGATCCAATCTTGCGCCGGCGGCGAAATGTTCGGGCCTCCCACGCCGGCGTAATCACCCGAAAGCAGCGTGCCCACGAGGTAGTAAAGCCAATCCGGGTCGGCCATGCAGTCGCTGTCCGTGTAAGCGATGATCTCCCCGGTTGCCGCTGCGGCGCCCGCGTTGCGCGCATAGCTCAAGCCCATGTTTTTCTGCCGTATGTTCCGGAAGTCCGGCAACTTCGCGCCTCCTGCCCGCCGCGCTTCGCGCGCCTTTTCCCACTCCGCAACCACGTCCTGAGAGTTGTCGGTAGATCCGTCATCAACAAAGACGATCTCGAAGTCCGGGTAATCCACCTTGTCGAGGGCCTCGAGGCAGTCGCCCAATGTTTTGCCCCCGTTGTAGGAACAGACAATGACCGACACCCGCGGATAGCGCTCCAGCGGCACGCGCTCCGCCACCGGTTTTTCGCCGGAGAAAAGTTCCTTCACAACGTGGAACGCCTTTTTCGTTTTGCGCTCGCGCGTGACCAGACCGAACGCCCAATCGAGGATTTCCTGCCCGCCACGGAACCACTCGTCGGTCCATGCGTAGATGATCGTGCCGGCCAATCCCCCGCGGACCACACTCTCGATGTGCCATGCGAGCATCTCCGCCTGCTCGTCTTCGGTATGGCGGATGGTGTCCATGCCGAATTCCCCGAGCATGAGCGGACGGTCCTCCGCGAGATTCTGCAAGCGTGCGAGATAGCGTTCGAACTCCGCCTGCTTGTGCAGATAGACGTTGAAGGTGAAAAAATCAGCGTTCTGCGGGAGCAGGTATTCCGTGGGCGGGAAGCTGGCGTAGGAGTAAAGCACGCCCGGGTTTTCCCGCTTCGCCAGATAGATCAGGTTTTCGAGGAACTCCGTGACGCGATGCGGCCCCAGCCAACGCACCATGTGGCTCGGGATTTCATTGCCGATGAGAAATCCGAAAATCGCCGGGTGTCCGCGGTTTTCCGAGACGGCTTCGACGACCGTTTTCTCGATCTCGCGGCGGATCTTGCGCTGGTTGAGGAACTCGATGTGCTCGGCCCACGGGATCGAAATGAGGCAGCGGATGCCGTGCTCCGCGCAAATGTCCAGGAACCAGGCGGGCGGAACATAATAGACGCGCACGAGGTTGATGCCCGCCTCGCGCATCAGCGCCATGTCGGCGCGCGCCTTTTCCGGTGTGCCGAAGTGCAGACCCGCGGCGTCCGGTGCGAACGGACCGTAGGTCGTTCCCTTGACGAAAAACTTCCGGTCGCCCTCGTGGAAAAATTTGGCTTGGACGCGGATGGGTGCGAGCTGGCTCACGGAAGCACGTTTAGCTAGTGCAAGCCGCACCCGATGTCGAGACGATCGGGGTAT includes:
- a CDS encoding glycosyltransferase; protein product: MSQLAPIRVQAKFFHEGDRKFFVKGTTYGPFAPDAAGLHFGTPEKARADMALMREAGINLVRVYYVPPAWFLDICAEHGIRCLISIPWAEHIEFLNQRKIRREIEKTVVEAVSENRGHPAIFGFLIGNEIPSHMVRWLGPHRVTEFLENLIYLAKRENPGVLYSYASFPPTEYLLPQNADFFTFNVYLHKQAEFERYLARLQNLAEDRPLMLGEFGMDTIRHTEDEQAEMLAWHIESVVRGGLAGTIIYAWTDEWFRGGQEILDWAFGLVTRERKTKKAFHVVKELFSGEKPVAERVPLERYPRVSVIVCSYNGGKTLGDCLEALDKVDYPDFEIVFVDDGSTDNSQDVVAEWEKAREARRAGGAKLPDFRNIRQKNMGLSYARNAGAAAATGEIIAYTDSDCMADPDWLYYLVGTLLSGDYAGVGGPNISPPAQDWIQACVAAAPGGPSHVLLTDVVAEHIPGCNMAFHRWAFDSVGGFDPEYRKAGDDVDFCWRLQQSGQVIAFSPAAIVWHYRRFTLQAFRKQQEGYGEAESMLRFKHLVFFGPTGTAKWKGQIYGTPRFTWLVNRPLIYHGVFGEGLFQSIYPTPRSEVANYLASLEWVMLTAFVFILSIGFPALRIVPYIMFGGTFLVALSYMLHARLEPQFDSVRARLLVTFLAFTQPLVRGWTRYFTWLKYKRTPENVIRTPEQELETRHAAGSNTEFEFWNEQGHGRERLLAEATRLLEDEGWSYSLDTGWNDWDIQIYGSFWWLVRLRSVTEYHGGPKCLTRATLKLRMGGATILANFLALCLLAYQQFAAAGIPWWSASAYAGFVVFLAYRGRRLKRRAADLLVVAANRAGLGRVAKKKNS